One Aigarchaeota archaeon DNA segment encodes these proteins:
- a CDS encoding ABC transporter permease: MALALSTVGFAFLAGAIIISSIGKDPLEAFYWLFQGAFSPSAIPETFIRATPLLLISLGLAVVFTARVWNIGAEGQFYIGGMMTAILSIMFKDVPAPLALPVIILIAGLGGAFWALTPAILKTLYGINEVITTLMLNYVAIYLVSYLLHGPFRDPISMFPETETINPALWIPIVIQGTRLHLGVLLAFLVAVPLAYLFLKRAVFGLKLDILGSSPRTAQYANINTTRLIIQAMLISGFLAGLAGGFEVLGIQHKMRLDLSPSTSPYGYTGIAVALLGYLNPLLIALTSFFLGGIINGSMTMHRMAQVPVGMAGIIQALIIIFVLMSYFVEDKLSKKIMGRLKL, translated from the coding sequence ATGGCACTAGCCCTATCAACTGTTGGCTTTGCCTTCCTTGCAGGCGCTATCATAATTTCTTCTATAGGTAAAGACCCATTGGAGGCTTTCTATTGGCTCTTTCAAGGTGCTTTTTCGCCTTCAGCAATTCCAGAGACATTTATCAGGGCGACACCCTTGCTACTGATAAGCTTAGGGCTTGCAGTAGTCTTTACGGCAAGGGTATGGAACATAGGTGCGGAAGGACAGTTTTACATTGGTGGTATGATGACAGCGATTTTAAGCATAATGTTTAAGGACGTTCCAGCACCGTTAGCACTCCCAGTCATTATCCTGATTGCCGGTTTGGGTGGAGCGTTTTGGGCACTCACGCCGGCCATCTTGAAGACGTTGTACGGTATAAATGAGGTAATCACCACGCTGATGCTTAACTACGTGGCTATCTATCTAGTAAGCTACCTACTCCATGGTCCGTTCAGAGATCCGATCTCGATGTTTCCTGAAACAGAGACTATAAATCCCGCACTATGGATACCGATAGTTATACAGGGCACCCGACTCCATTTAGGGGTTTTGTTAGCCTTCCTAGTTGCGGTTCCGCTTGCTTATCTATTCTTGAAGAGGGCCGTGTTCGGACTCAAGCTGGATATCCTTGGTTCAAGTCCTAGAACTGCGCAATATGCGAATATAAACACTACGCGTCTAATAATTCAAGCCATGTTAATAAGCGGCTTCTTGGCAGGTTTAGCAGGAGGGTTTGAAGTTTTAGGAATACAGCATAAGATGAGGCTCGACCTTTCTCCGTCAACTTCGCCCTACGGTTATACAGGAATAGCTGTTGCCTTACTTGGTTATTTGAACCCGTTGCTAATAGCCCTAACCTCCTTCTTCTTGGGTGGAATAATAAATGGAAGCATGACTATGCATAGGATGGCTCAAGTACCTGTGGGTATGGCGGGTATAATCCAAGCCCTCATAATTATATTCGTATTGATGAGCTACTTTGTCGAAGACAAGTTATCTAAAAAGATTATGGGGAGGCTGAAGCTATGA